One part of the Rhodothermales bacterium genome encodes these proteins:
- the rpmC gene encoding 50S ribosomal protein L29 → MKAKEIREMSADEIRQRIREEKVQLEHLEFQHAIADVQNPIQMRHARRLIARLMTILQQKESSAAESAA, encoded by the coding sequence ATGAAAGCGAAAGAAATACGAGAGATGAGCGCCGACGAGATTCGTCAGCGTATTCGCGAGGAGAAGGTGCAGCTGGAGCATCTCGAGTTTCAGCACGCCATTGCCGACGTGCAAAACCCGATTCAGATGCGCCACGCGCGCCGGCTCATCGCCCGTCTGATGACCATCCTCCAACAAAAGGAATCCTCCGCGGCCGAGTCGGCTGCCTGA
- the rplP gene encoding 50S ribosomal protein L16 produces the protein MLMPKRTKFRRVQKGRIKGNATRGTLINFGDFGIKALEPGRITSRQIEAARIAMTRRMKRAGRVWIRIFPDKPITKKPAETRMGKGKGSPEFWVAVVRPGRVLFEIGGSIPQDLAKEALALAQQKLPIKTKFITRPDYHEVAPAK, from the coding sequence ATGTTAATGCCCAAGCGCACAAAGTTCCGCCGCGTCCAGAAAGGCCGCATCAAGGGCAATGCGACCCGCGGAACGCTGATCAACTTTGGTGATTTCGGGATTAAGGCGCTCGAACCGGGACGTATCACGAGCCGCCAGATCGAGGCGGCCCGTATCGCGATGACCCGCCGCATGAAGCGTGCGGGACGCGTATGGATCCGCATCTTCCCGGACAAACCGATTACGAAGAAGCCGGCCGAAACCCGAATGGGTAAAGGCAAGGGTTCGCCCGAGTTCTGGGTAGCCGTGGTTCGTCCGGGCCGTGTCCTGTTCGAAATCGGCGGCAGCATTCCCCAGGATCTGGCCAAGGAAGCGCTCGCCCTGGCGCAGCAGAAGCTTCCGATCAAAACGAAATTCATCACCAGGCCGGATTACCACGAGGTGGCACCCGCCAAGTGA
- the rpsC gene encoding 30S ribosomal protein S3 → MGQKTNPIGFRLGIIRGWDSNWYAEKDFADKLVEDEEIRKYLIARLKRAGLSRVVIERTPKRVILTLHTSRPGVVIGRGGAEVEKLREELKKLTNKDIQINITEIKRPELDASLVAQNVAQQLAGRVSFRRAMKQAITAAMRMGAEGIRIKVGGRLGGAEMGRTEQYLEGRVPLHTVRADIDYAEATAFTIYGTLGVKVWIFRGEVIGKPDLSPNVQAQRQQMQQMPPQRQRRQRSGGGGGGRGRGGKQASAGKPSGE, encoded by the coding sequence GTGGGTCAGAAAACCAATCCGATCGGCTTTCGCCTCGGCATCATCCGGGGCTGGGATTCCAACTGGTATGCGGAAAAGGATTTCGCCGACAAGCTGGTGGAAGACGAAGAAATCCGCAAATACCTGATTGCGCGTCTGAAGCGCGCGGGTCTCAGCCGTGTCGTCATCGAGCGCACGCCGAAACGCGTGATCCTCACGCTGCACACGAGCCGGCCGGGCGTCGTCATCGGACGCGGGGGCGCCGAGGTCGAGAAGCTTCGCGAGGAGCTGAAGAAGCTGACCAACAAGGACATCCAGATCAACATTACGGAGATCAAGCGTCCTGAGCTCGATGCGAGCCTGGTGGCCCAGAACGTGGCCCAGCAGCTGGCCGGCCGCGTTTCCTTCCGCCGCGCGATGAAGCAGGCCATTACGGCCGCGATGCGCATGGGCGCCGAAGGGATCCGCATCAAGGTGGGCGGCCGTCTCGGCGGCGCTGAAATGGGCCGCACGGAGCAGTACCTCGAAGGGCGCGTGCCCCTCCACACGGTTCGCGCAGACATCGACTACGCGGAGGCGACGGCCTTTACGATCTACGGAACGCTGGGCGTGAAAGTCTGGATCTTCCGCGGTGAAGTGATTGGCAAACCCGATCTCAGCCCCAACGTGCAGGCGCAGCGCCAGCAGATGCAGCAGATGCCGCCGCAGCGTCAGCGTCGTCAGCGCAGCGGGGGTGGCGGCGGTGGTCGTGGCCGTGGCGGGAAGCAGGCTTCGGCCGGCAAGCCGTCCGGGGAATAA
- the rplV gene encoding 50S ribosomal protein L22: protein MQAKAVRKFIRSSPMKMRPVINVVRGQRVTEAINALNFMPQKATDTVRKTILSAVHNLIDQHQDQRIDENELVVQEIRVDVGPSFKRYRPGPRGRAQPILKRTSHLTVVVGTVGAAEGEEA from the coding sequence ATGCAGGCTAAGGCTGTACGGAAATTTATTCGGAGTTCTCCCATGAAGATGCGCCCCGTGATCAACGTGGTGCGCGGTCAGCGGGTAACGGAGGCGATCAACGCGCTGAACTTCATGCCGCAGAAGGCGACCGATACGGTTCGCAAGACCATCCTATCGGCGGTGCACAACCTGATCGATCAGCATCAGGATCAGCGCATCGACGAAAACGAGCTGGTCGTTCAGGAAATTCGCGTCGACGTCGGGCCGAGCTTCAAGCGGTACCGTCCGGGACCGCGTGGGCGGGCCCAACCGATCCTGAAGCGCACGAGCCACCTGACGGTCGTCGTCGGGACGGTTGGGGCTGCGGAAGGGGAAGAAGCTTAA
- the rpsS gene encoding 30S ribosomal protein S19 — MARSLKKGPFVHYKLQRKVTQLNDTGKKKVIKTWSRASMIAPDFVGHTFAVHNGKQFIPVYITENMVGHRLGEFSPTRTFRGHSGDKRK; from the coding sequence ATGGCACGCTCACTCAAGAAAGGACCTTTCGTTCACTACAAACTGCAGCGTAAAGTGACGCAGTTGAACGATACCGGCAAGAAGAAAGTGATCAAGACCTGGAGCCGCGCATCGATGATCGCGCCGGACTTTGTCGGTCACACCTTCGCCGTGCACAACGGAAAGCAGTTTATCCCGGTGTACATCACGGAAAACATGGTAGGCCACCGCCTCGGCGAGTTTTCTCCTACCCGCACGTTCCGCGGTCACTCCGGCGACAAGAGAAAGTAG
- the rplB gene encoding 50S ribosomal protein L2: MAIRQYKPNTPGQRQRSVSAFDTITKSEPEKSLLAPLSNKSGRNNNGRITVRHQGGGHKRRYRIIDFKRNKVGIPARVASIEYDPNRSARIALLVYADGEKRYIIAPNEVQVGMTVQNGADAPPEAGNCLPLANVPVGSFVHAIEMKPGKGAQLARSAGTFAQLTAREGAYATLRLPSGETRMVPVNCMATIGTTSNPDHNNIDYGKAGRKRWLGIRPKVRGVAMNPVDHPMGGGEGKASGGHPRSPSGVPAKGFKTRRKRKLSDRYIIRRRKK; this comes from the coding sequence ATGGCTATTCGACAGTATAAACCAAATACGCCTGGACAACGGCAACGCTCGGTTTCCGCGTTCGACACGATCACGAAGTCGGAACCCGAAAAGAGCCTCCTGGCACCGCTGTCCAACAAGAGCGGTCGAAACAACAACGGACGCATCACCGTGCGCCATCAGGGCGGCGGGCACAAGCGTCGGTATCGTATCATCGACTTCAAGCGGAACAAGGTGGGTATTCCGGCCCGTGTGGCCAGCATCGAATACGACCCGAACCGCAGCGCGCGCATCGCGCTCCTGGTGTATGCGGACGGCGAGAAGCGGTACATCATCGCGCCGAACGAGGTGCAGGTGGGGATGACCGTCCAGAACGGCGCGGACGCACCGCCCGAAGCGGGCAACTGCCTTCCGCTGGCGAACGTGCCGGTCGGTTCGTTTGTCCACGCGATCGAGATGAAGCCGGGCAAGGGCGCCCAGCTGGCGCGTTCCGCCGGCACGTTCGCCCAGCTTACGGCGCGCGAAGGCGCCTACGCCACGCTGCGGCTGCCCTCGGGCGAGACGCGGATGGTGCCGGTGAATTGCATGGCGACGATCGGTACGACCAGCAATCCGGACCACAACAACATTGACTACGGCAAGGCCGGCCGCAAGCGCTGGCTGGGCATCCGCCCGAAAGTTCGCGGTGTCGCCATGAACCCGGTCGATCACCCGATGGGCGGTGGCGAAGGCAAGGCCTCCGGCGGGCATCCACGCTCTCCGAGCGGCGTGCCGGCCAAGGGCTTCAAGACGCGCCGCAAACGCAAACTGTCGGATCGCTACATCATCCGCCGCCGCAAGAAGTAA
- the rplW gene encoding 50S ribosomal protein L23, protein MNKQVLIRPFVTEKMSRLMETRHYAFVVASGANKIEIRKAIEARYPGVQVKEVRTLNVRGKRRRQFTKRGLVAGTTTSYKRAIVTLQPGSAEIDFFESV, encoded by the coding sequence ATGAACAAGCAAGTACTCATTCGGCCCTTTGTAACGGAGAAGATGTCGCGCCTCATGGAGACGCGTCACTACGCCTTCGTTGTGGCTTCGGGCGCGAACAAGATTGAAATTCGCAAGGCGATTGAAGCGCGCTATCCGGGCGTGCAGGTCAAGGAAGTGCGCACGTTGAATGTGCGGGGCAAACGCCGCCGCCAGTTTACGAAGCGCGGTCTGGTGGCCGGCACCACGACGTCCTACAAACGGGCGATCGTGACGCTCCAGCCTGGAAGCGCTGAAATCGATTTCTTTGAGAGCGTGTAA
- the rplC gene encoding 50S ribosomal protein L3 produces the protein MSSGLIGKKIGMTSIFDEAGNSIPCTVIEAGPNVVTQVKSTEGPDGYDAVQLSFGERKEKRTTSAMKGHFTKASTTPKRAVVEFRDFEREIELGAEARVEDIFQEGDTVDVVGTSKGKGFQGVVKRHGFSGVGMRTHGQHNRGRAPGSIGASSFPSRVVKGLRMAGQTGNKRVKIQNLQVVRIYPEHQVILLRGAVPGPKNGIVEIHRA, from the coding sequence ATGAGTAGCGGATTGATCGGGAAAAAGATAGGGATGACCAGCATTTTCGATGAAGCTGGAAACAGTATCCCGTGTACGGTCATTGAAGCCGGCCCGAATGTGGTTACCCAGGTCAAATCGACCGAAGGCCCCGACGGGTACGATGCCGTGCAGTTGAGCTTTGGCGAGCGCAAGGAAAAGCGCACCACCAGCGCCATGAAAGGCCACTTCACCAAAGCCAGCACCACCCCCAAGCGGGCCGTCGTCGAATTTCGGGACTTCGAGCGGGAGATCGAACTGGGCGCAGAGGCTCGGGTCGAGGACATCTTCCAGGAAGGCGACACGGTTGACGTCGTCGGGACCTCGAAGGGCAAGGGCTTCCAGGGCGTCGTAAAGCGTCACGGGTTCAGCGGCGTCGGCATGCGGACCCACGGTCAGCACAACCGCGGCCGCGCCCCGGGTTCCATCGGTGCTTCGTCGTTCCCGTCGCGCGTCGTCAAGGGGCTTCGCATGGCCGGCCAGACGGGCAACAAACGGGTTAAGATCCAGAACTTGCAAGTCGTGCGTATCTATCCGGAGCATCAGGTCATCCTGCTGCGCGGAGCGGTGCCGGGACCCAAGAACGGCATTGTGGAGATCCACCGCGCCTGA
- the rpsJ gene encoding 30S ribosomal protein S10 yields MASHQKIRIKLKSFDHSLIDKSAEKIIRTVKQTGAVVSGPIPLPTRKSIYTVLRSPHVDKKSREQFETRSHKRLIDILSTSSKTVDALMKLELPSGVDVEIKV; encoded by the coding sequence ATGGCAAGTCATCAGAAGATTCGAATCAAGCTGAAATCGTTTGATCACAGCCTGATCGATAAGAGTGCAGAAAAGATCATCCGCACCGTCAAGCAGACGGGCGCGGTGGTGAGCGGCCCGATTCCGCTTCCCACACGGAAATCGATCTACACCGTACTTCGCAGCCCGCACGTGGACAAGAAAAGCCGCGAGCAGTTCGAGACGCGTAGCCACAAGCGCCTGATCGACATCCTGTCGACGAGCAGCAAAACCGTGGATGCGCTCATGAAGCTGGAGCTGCCGAGCGGTGTCGATGTCGAAATCAAAGTCTGA
- the tuf gene encoding elongation factor Tu → MAKETFQRNKPHVNVGTIGHVDHGKTTLTAAITKVLAERMGSGEVRSFDSIDNAPEERERGITIATAHVEYETDNRHYAHVDCPGHADYVKNMVTGAAQMDGAVLVVAATDGPMPQTREHILLARQVGVPYLVVFMNKVDLVDDEELLELVEMEVRELLSQYEFPGDDVPVIRGSALGALNGEKQWEEKIIELMTAVDEYIPTPERDKDKPFLMPIEDVFSITGRGTVVTGRIERGVIKVGETVEIIGIREEKITTTVTGVEMFRKLLDSGEAGDNVGLLLRGTGKDDVERGMVVCKPGSVKPHKSFESEVYVLSKEEGGRHTPFFKGYRPQFYFRTTDVTGDIELPAGVEMVMPGDNTQFTVQLIQPIAMEEGLRFAIREGGRTVGAGVVTKILD, encoded by the coding sequence ATGGCGAAAGAGACGTTTCAACGGAACAAGCCCCACGTGAACGTAGGGACGATTGGTCACGTGGATCATGGTAAGACGACGCTGACGGCGGCGATCACGAAGGTTCTCGCGGAGCGGATGGGATCGGGCGAAGTGCGTTCGTTTGATTCGATCGACAACGCGCCGGAAGAGCGCGAGCGCGGTATCACGATTGCGACGGCGCACGTGGAGTATGAGACGGACAATCGTCACTACGCGCACGTGGACTGCCCGGGCCACGCGGACTATGTGAAGAACATGGTGACGGGAGCGGCCCAGATGGACGGTGCGGTGCTGGTGGTAGCGGCGACGGACGGCCCGATGCCTCAGACGCGTGAGCACATCCTGCTGGCTCGTCAGGTGGGTGTTCCGTACCTGGTGGTGTTCATGAACAAGGTCGACCTGGTGGACGACGAGGAGCTTCTGGAGCTGGTGGAGATGGAAGTTCGTGAGCTGCTGAGCCAGTACGAGTTTCCGGGCGACGACGTGCCGGTGATCCGCGGCAGCGCGCTGGGCGCGCTGAACGGGGAGAAGCAGTGGGAAGAGAAGATCATCGAGCTGATGACGGCGGTCGACGAGTACATTCCGACGCCGGAGCGCGACAAGGACAAGCCGTTCCTGATGCCGATCGAAGACGTGTTTTCGATCACGGGCCGCGGCACGGTGGTGACGGGTCGTATCGAGCGCGGCGTGATCAAGGTGGGTGAGACGGTGGAGATCATCGGCATCCGCGAGGAGAAGATCACGACGACGGTGACGGGCGTTGAGATGTTCCGCAAGCTGCTGGACAGCGGTGAGGCGGGTGACAACGTGGGTCTTCTGCTTCGCGGTACGGGCAAGGACGACGTGGAGCGCGGCATGGTGGTGTGTAAGCCGGGCAGCGTGAAGCCGCACAAGTCGTTCGAGAGCGAGGTGTACGTGCTTTCGAAGGAAGAGGGCGGTCGTCACACGCCGTTCTTCAAGGGGTACCGCCCGCAGTTCTACTTCCGTACGACGGACGTGACGGGCGACATCGAGTTGCCGGCGGGCGTCGAGATGGTGATGCCGGGCGACAACACCCAGTTCACGGTGCAGCTGATCCAGCCGATCGCGATGGAGGAAGGGTTGCGCTTCGCCATCCGCGAAGGCGGCCGTACGGTCGGCGCCGGCGTTGTGACGAAGATCCTCGACTGA